The Sulfitobacter noctilucicola genome has a window encoding:
- a CDS encoding NAD(P)H-dependent flavin oxidoreductase, whose amino-acid sequence MNIFGGSMARDDSHLPKALQGLRIPLIASPLFIISVPKLVIAQCKAGIVGSFPALNAREGEGEHPLLDTWLTEIKEELDRHNQANPDRPAAPYAVNQIVHRSNGRLERDLDICVKHEVPIWITSLGARVEVNEAAHSCGGIVLHDIINNRFAKKAIEKGADGLVAVAAGAGGHAGQQSPFALVREIREWFDGPLALSGSIATGESLLAARAMGADLGYTGSPFIATDEANADQGYKDMIVDSGAEDIVYSSLFTGVWGNYLKGSVEAAGMDPDNLPQADASSMNFGQDREKPKAWKTIWGSGQGIGAIKSVGPAASIVDRMATEYQAAGKKLAAEFS is encoded by the coding sequence ATGAACATCTTTGGAGGCTCCATGGCCCGTGACGATTCCCATCTGCCGAAGGCGCTGCAAGGCTTGCGGATACCGCTGATCGCATCGCCGTTGTTTATCATATCGGTGCCGAAACTGGTGATCGCCCAGTGTAAGGCGGGGATCGTCGGGTCGTTTCCGGCGTTGAACGCGCGTGAAGGAGAGGGAGAGCATCCACTGCTCGACACATGGTTGACCGAAATCAAGGAAGAGCTGGACCGGCACAATCAGGCCAATCCGGACCGGCCAGCGGCGCCTTATGCGGTGAACCAGATTGTGCACCGGTCCAACGGGCGGCTGGAGCGTGATCTGGATATTTGTGTCAAACACGAGGTACCGATCTGGATCACCTCACTGGGCGCGCGGGTCGAAGTGAACGAGGCCGCGCATTCCTGTGGCGGGATCGTTTTGCACGATATCATCAACAACCGTTTCGCCAAAAAGGCGATTGAAAAAGGGGCTGACGGTCTGGTGGCTGTGGCGGCGGGTGCCGGTGGCCATGCGGGCCAGCAATCCCCCTTTGCTCTGGTACGCGAAATCCGTGAATGGTTCGACGGGCCGCTGGCTCTGTCCGGGTCAATCGCGACCGGTGAGAGCTTGCTTGCCGCGCGGGCGATGGGGGCTGATCTGGGCTATACCGGATCGCCGTTTATTGCCACGGACGAGGCGAACGCGGATCAGGGATACAAGGACATGATTGTGGACAGCGGCGCGGAGGACATCGTCTATTCGTCGCTCTTTACCGGTGTTTGGGGCAATTACCTGAAAGGATCGGTCGAGGCGGCGGGCATGGACCCCGACAACCTGCCACAGGCGGATGCATCCTCAATGAACTTTGGTCAGGACCGCGAAAAGCCCAAAGCGTGGAAAACGATCTGGGGTTCCGGTCAGGGGATCGGGGCAATCAAATCCGTCGGACCGGCGGCTTCAATCGTGGACCGGATGGCGACGGAGTATCAAGCCGCAGGCAAGAAGCTGGCGGCGGAGTTTTCGTGA
- a CDS encoding histidine phosphatase family protein has translation MSELLVIRHGQASFGHDDYDVLSDLGHQQAEAVGALLREMAWVPDRLVTGTLKRQRDTLTSMGFAGGGEEHAGFNEYDFGDLLQARFRGDVPDLVKGDRRTHFRTLRETVFEWQDASFDGASETYAEFAARVEAARAFACDTDAKRVLVVSSGGVIGQMTAVALGADRRHMMELNLQIKNTAMTRFVFNGARCSLNEFNATPHFMTPEGAKLLSYS, from the coding sequence GTGAGCGAGCTTCTGGTCATCCGGCACGGGCAGGCGTCATTCGGACATGATGACTATGACGTGCTGTCCGATCTGGGGCACCAGCAAGCGGAGGCGGTGGGTGCGTTGCTGCGCGAGATGGCGTGGGTGCCGGATCGGCTGGTGACAGGCACGCTGAAACGGCAGCGCGATACGCTGACCTCAATGGGTTTTGCCGGAGGTGGCGAAGAACATGCAGGCTTCAACGAATACGACTTTGGCGATTTGTTGCAGGCGCGGTTCAGGGGCGATGTGCCTGATCTGGTCAAAGGCGACCGGCGCACGCATTTCCGCACGCTTCGTGAAACCGTATTCGAATGGCAGGACGCGTCCTTTGACGGTGCATCCGAGACCTATGCGGAATTTGCAGCACGTGTTGAAGCGGCGCGCGCATTTGCCTGCGATACCGATGCCAAGCGTGTGCTGGTGGTGTCATCGGGGGGCGTGATCGGACAGATGACCGCCGTCGCGCTTGGGGCCGACAGGCGGCACATGATGGAGCTGAATTTGCAGATCAAGAACACGGCGATGACACGGTTTGTGTTCAATGGTGCGCGGTGTTCCTTGAATGAATTCAACGCAACGCCGCATTTTATGACGCCAGAAGGCGCCAAGCTGTTAAGCTATAGCTGA
- a CDS encoding phosphotransferase family protein: MSTDTQTLDEAAVASYLKENLPGFEGPMDVTKFQTGQSNPTFMLKTPAHNYVLRRKPPGVLLKSAHAVDREYRVQKALQGSDVPVSKMHLLCEDDDVIGSMFYIMDHVPGRNFNEPEMPGLTPADRTGVIDDMNRVLAALHEVDIDAVGLSDYGPEGNYFERQVGRWSKQYRASETQKNPSMDALMVELVEAQPEDDGQRTLVHGDYRLDNMIFDAETTDCRAVLDWELSTIGHPFADLAAVIMQWQLPSGTEGRGMGGLDRAALGLPSDEAFIAKYCERRGLNGIDNFGYYLGFCFFRMAGIIQGVLKRGLDGNASNPERALKLGEFVPVFAQHGLDALRRG; encoded by the coding sequence ATGAGCACTGATACACAAACATTGGATGAAGCGGCGGTCGCCAGCTATCTCAAAGAGAACCTGCCCGGTTTCGAAGGGCCGATGGACGTAACCAAGTTCCAGACGGGCCAGTCCAACCCGACCTTCATGCTGAAAACACCTGCGCACAACTATGTGCTGCGGCGCAAGCCGCCGGGGGTTTTGCTGAAGTCCGCGCATGCGGTGGACCGTGAATACCGTGTTCAAAAGGCATTGCAGGGATCGGATGTGCCGGTCAGCAAGATGCATCTGCTTTGTGAAGACGACGACGTCATCGGGTCCATGTTTTACATCATGGACCATGTGCCGGGCCGCAACTTTAACGAGCCTGAGATGCCGGGACTGACGCCTGCGGACCGGACGGGTGTGATTGACGATATGAACCGCGTTCTGGCCGCCTTGCATGAGGTCGACATTGATGCTGTCGGGCTGAGCGATTACGGCCCCGAGGGGAACTATTTCGAACGGCAAGTCGGTCGCTGGTCCAAGCAGTACCGCGCATCCGAGACACAAAAGAACCCTTCAATGGATGCCTTGATGGTGGAACTTGTTGAAGCCCAGCCCGAAGATGACGGGCAGCGCACGCTGGTGCATGGGGACTACCGTCTCGATAATATGATCTTTGATGCGGAGACGACCGATTGCCGTGCCGTGCTGGATTGGGAGCTGTCGACTATTGGACATCCGTTTGCGGATCTGGCCGCCGTCATCATGCAGTGGCAATTGCCGTCAGGTACCGAAGGGCGCGGGATGGGCGGGTTGGACCGTGCAGCCCTTGGCCTGCCGTCTGATGAAGCCTTTATTGCGAAGTATTGCGAGCGGCGTGGCTTGAATGGCATCGACAACTTTGGCTACTACCTAGGTTTTTGTTTCTTCCGTATGGCGGGTATCATTCAGGGTGTTTTGAAGCGCGGGCTGGACGGGAACGCATCGAACCCTGAACGGGCGCTGAAGTTGGGTGAATTTGTGCCGGTGTTTGCCCAGCACGGCCT